Within the Desulfuromonadales bacterium genome, the region CTTGACCGTCTCCGGCGGCCCCTCTGCGATCTTCGCCCCGTACTCCAGCACCACCAGCTGATCGCAGGCGCGCATCACCAGTCCCATGTCGTGCTCGATGAGCAGGAGGGTGATCCCCCGCTCGCGCACCTTGCGGATCAGCCCGAGCAGGGCGTCGGTCTCCTGCCCGTTCATCCCTCCGGCGGGCTCGTCGAGGATCAGCAGGCGCGGTCGGGTAGCCAGGGCGCGGGCGACCTCGAGCAGTCGCTGGTTGCCGTAGGAGAGGCTGCCGGCGCGGCTGCCGGCCTGGCCGGCGAGGCCGACGAAAGCCAGCTCCTCCAGGGCCAGCTCGACCGCCGCGCGCTCCTCGCGCCGCTCGGCCGGGGTGCGCAGCATGCCGGCGAAGAGTCCGGCGCGCAGCCGGCAGTGGCAGCCGGCCAGTACGTTCTCCAGCACCGAGAGGCTCTGGAAGAGGCGGATCGTCTGGAAGGTGCGGGCGATCCCCAGCGCGACGATGTGATGGGTCGGCAGGCCGCTGATCGCCTTGCCGAGGAAACGGATTTCCCCCCGGTCGGGGCGGTAGTTGCCGGTGATGAGGTTGAAGGTGGTGGTCTTGCCGGCACCGTTGGGGCCGATCAGGCCGACGATCGAGCCCTCGGCGACCTCGAAGGAGACGTCGTTGACGGCGGTGAGACCGCCGAAGGTCTTGCTCACGCCCTGCAGGCTCAGCATCTTCACGGCGTCTTCTCTCCGTTTTTGCCGAGCCGGGAAAAGAGCCGCGGCCGCGGCGGCAGGATCCCCTGAGTGCGGAAAACCATCATGACCATCATCGCCAGGCCGAAGAACCACATGCGGGCGGTGGCGAAACCGCGGAAGAGTTCGGGCAGGCCCACCACCAGAAAAGCCCCCAGCAGCACACCGGCGATGTTGCCGGCCCCGCCGAGGATGACGATGATGAAGATCAGCACCGACTCCCAGAAGCTGAAGGAGTCGGGGGAGATGATGGTCATCTTGGCGGCGTAGAGGCTGCCGGTCATCCCCGCCCAGGCCGCCCCGATGACGAAGGCAAGCAGGCGGCAGCGGCCGGTGTTGATGCCGCTCCCCTCGGCGGCCACCGGGTCCTCGCGCAGGTAGTCGAGGGCGCGGCCGAAGCGCGAATGTTTCAGGCGGTAGAAGAGCAGGACGGTGAGGGCGACGAACCCCCAGATCAGGTAGAGAAACTCCTGCGGCTTGCGGATCTTGTGGCCGAAGAGGAGCGGCCGGTCGATGCCGAAGATGCCGTTCGGACCGCCGGTGAGGCCGAAGAGGTCGTTGACCAGGGCGATGCGGACGATCTCCCCCAGGCCGACGGTAACGATCAGCAGGTAGTCCCCCCGCAGGTGGATGACCGGGCGGGCAACCACGGCGGCGAACAGGGCCGCCGCCAGGCCGGCGACGGGAAGCGCCCAGAGGACGGGAAGATCGAAGCGGGTGTTGAGGATGGCGGCGGCGTAAGCGCCCACTGCGTAGAAGGCGGCGTGACCCATGTTGTACATCCCGGCGTCGCCGAGAATGACGTTGAGGCTGAGCGCCAGCAGGGCGTAGAGACCGACGCTGTTGAGCACATCGATCCAGTAGGTGTTGAGGAAGAGTGGAGCGGCGGCCAGGGCGGCGACGCCGGCGGCGAACAACAGCGCGTTGCGGCGCATCAGACCTTCTCCGCGACCCGCTCGCCCAACAGCCCCGTCGGGCGGACGATGAGGATGAGGATGAGGACGCAGAAGGCGA harbors:
- a CDS encoding ABC transporter ATP-binding protein, coding for MLSLQGVSKTFGGLTAVNDVSFEVAEGSIVGLIGPNGAGKTTTFNLITGNYRPDRGEIRFLGKAISGLPTHHIVALGIARTFQTIRLFQSLSVLENVLAGCHCRLRAGLFAGMLRTPAERREERAAVELALEELAFVGLAGQAGSRAGSLSYGNQRLLEVARALATRPRLLILDEPAGGMNGQETDALLGLIRKVRERGITLLLIEHDMGLVMRACDQLVVLEYGAKIAEGPPETVKNDPKVIEAYLGAD
- a CDS encoding branched-chain amino acid ABC transporter permease; amino-acid sequence: MRRNALLFAAGVAALAAAPLFLNTYWIDVLNSVGLYALLALSLNVILGDAGMYNMGHAAFYAVGAYAAAILNTRFDLPVLWALPVAGLAAALFAAVVARPVIHLRGDYLLIVTVGLGEIVRIALVNDLFGLTGGPNGIFGIDRPLLFGHKIRKPQEFLYLIWGFVALTVLLFYRLKHSRFGRALDYLREDPVAAEGSGINTGRCRLLAFVIGAAWAGMTGSLYAAKMTIISPDSFSFWESVLIFIIVILGGAGNIAGVLLGAFLVVGLPELFRGFATARMWFFGLAMMVMMVFRTQGILPPRPRLFSRLGKNGEKTP